Proteins from a single region of Synechococcus sp. WH 8109:
- a CDS encoding AAA family ATPase: MSSATWGHQIDLLVRARTPLIWVRSNEEARVESLLGEAAQRLARQLVCWNFIDGISGPVNTDGQGSRQPMAMLQWLQQRDAGSPTLLLAKDFHRFCDDPGVARMLRNLEASLRSTPHNLVLCCGQWTPPGDLEESLTLLDLPLPDNNDLRRLISSIGTSSGSPLPAPVLDELAQACSGLSEMRVRQVAARALARRGQLGSEDLQDVLDEKRQTIARSEVLEFCRSDAGTEAIGGLDGLKTWLNQRHRAFSEDARRFGLPLPRGVLLVGPQGTGKSLTAKAIARSWSMPLLRLDVGRLFAGLVGASEARTREMIQRAEAMAPCVLWIDEIDKGFGGDGRSDGGTTQRVLANVLTWMAEKQSPVFVVATANGVEKLPPELLRKGRFDEIFMLDLPSSAERNSILELHLERRRPGLKLPLDTVVSRSEGFSGAELEQTVIEAMHLAFADNRELTEPDLIGAASQLIPLSCTASEQLERLKQWAAGGRARPASVAAGNEA, translated from the coding sequence ATGAGCAGTGCCACCTGGGGACATCAGATCGACCTTCTGGTGCGCGCGCGCACACCCCTGATCTGGGTGCGGAGCAATGAGGAAGCCCGGGTGGAGAGCCTGCTGGGAGAGGCTGCTCAACGGCTTGCACGCCAGCTGGTCTGCTGGAATTTCATCGATGGGATCAGTGGGCCGGTGAATACCGATGGCCAGGGGAGCCGTCAACCAATGGCCATGCTGCAGTGGCTTCAGCAACGGGATGCGGGCAGCCCAACCCTTCTGCTCGCCAAGGATTTTCATCGTTTCTGCGATGACCCCGGCGTTGCCCGAATGCTGCGCAATCTCGAAGCATCCCTGCGCAGCACCCCGCACAACCTGGTGCTGTGCTGCGGGCAATGGACACCGCCCGGTGATCTGGAAGAGAGCCTCACGCTTCTCGATCTCCCCCTTCCCGACAACAACGACCTGCGCCGGCTGATCAGCAGCATCGGCACCAGCAGCGGCAGCCCCCTGCCAGCTCCTGTCCTGGATGAGCTTGCTCAGGCCTGCAGCGGGCTCAGCGAGATGCGTGTTCGCCAGGTGGCCGCCCGAGCCCTGGCCCGCCGCGGCCAGTTGGGATCTGAGGATCTGCAGGACGTTTTGGACGAAAAACGCCAGACGATTGCCCGCAGTGAGGTGCTTGAGTTCTGTCGCAGCGATGCGGGCACCGAAGCCATCGGAGGCCTCGATGGTCTCAAGACCTGGCTGAACCAACGGCACCGGGCGTTCTCGGAAGATGCACGGCGTTTCGGACTGCCTCTGCCTCGTGGCGTCTTGCTCGTGGGTCCTCAAGGCACAGGCAAATCACTCACGGCCAAGGCCATCGCCCGCAGTTGGTCGATGCCACTGTTGCGGCTGGATGTGGGGCGGCTGTTCGCGGGCTTGGTGGGGGCCAGCGAGGCACGCACCCGCGAGATGATCCAACGGGCTGAAGCCATGGCACCCTGCGTGCTCTGGATCGATGAGATCGATAAGGGCTTCGGCGGGGATGGCCGCAGTGACGGCGGCACAACCCAGCGGGTTCTGGCCAATGTGCTCACCTGGATGGCTGAGAAACAGTCACCGGTATTCGTGGTGGCCACCGCCAACGGCGTTGAGAAGCTGCCACCGGAGCTGCTGCGCAAGGGACGTTTTGATGAGATCTTCATGCTCGATCTGCCCAGCAGCGCTGAGCGCAACAGCATTCTTGAGCTGCATCTGGAACGGAGACGCCCGGGGCTGAAGCTTCCCCTGGACACGGTGGTGAGCAGAAGTGAGGGCTTCTCCGGTGCCGAGCTGGAGCAGACCGTGATCGAAGCGATGCACTTGGCCTTTGCCGACAACCGTGAGTTGACGGAGCCGGATCTGATTGGAGCGGCCTCCCAGCTCATCCCCCTCTCCTGCACCGCCAGCGAACAGCTCGAGCGGCTGAAGCAATGGGCTGCCGGCGGCCGTGCCCGCCCCGCCTCTGTTGCTGCAGGTAACGAAGCCTGA
- a CDS encoding DUF177 domain-containing protein, with product MIEALEPVPLQELRALGTAKFWEVEGELDELPSLTPVRGHVSAEHRGNVLAVKGKLNTIVTLCCDRCLNQFNQKLSCTPSELIWLGDEQPTADELELSGEVAEMEGLVDVLDPRGQFDPQQWAFEQLNLLLPVVNHCGDHCPGPPGLQQQPVIPDTKAKAVDPRWQALQQLQQQIDQP from the coding sequence GTGATAGAGGCACTGGAGCCTGTTCCCCTCCAGGAGCTCCGGGCCCTCGGCACCGCGAAATTCTGGGAGGTTGAGGGTGAGCTCGATGAGCTCCCCTCGCTCACACCAGTGCGAGGCCATGTTTCCGCAGAGCACCGCGGCAACGTCCTGGCTGTTAAGGGGAAACTCAACACGATCGTGACGCTCTGCTGCGATCGCTGCCTGAATCAGTTCAACCAGAAGCTCAGCTGCACGCCTTCTGAACTGATCTGGCTGGGAGACGAGCAACCGACGGCAGACGAGCTGGAGCTTTCCGGAGAGGTCGCCGAAATGGAAGGTCTGGTGGATGTTCTCGATCCACGCGGTCAATTTGACCCCCAGCAATGGGCCTTCGAACAGCTCAACCTGCTGTTGCCGGTCGTCAACCACTGCGGTGACCACTGCCCAGGGCCACCAGGCCTCCAGCAGCAGCCCGTGATCCCAGACACCAAGGCAAAGGCTGTGGATCCCCGCTGGCAGGCCCTGCAGCAGCTTCAGCAGCAGATCGATCAACCATGA